A window of Candidatus Neomarinimicrobiota bacterium genomic DNA:
ATTCGGAACGGGTCTCAAATTCACCTACCTTGATGACCTTTTCGCTATAGTAGGAGCCAATGAATTGATAGCAACTTCCTATTATGAGGGAGTTGCCATGGCGGCAGATACGATCTACTTCACCGTGACCGGCACTGGAATCGAACTGGATCCATCCCCCCTGTTTAACCTTAACGCAAGCCCCAATCCATTCCATTCAACCGCAAGCATCTCGTTCGAGCTTGCAGAGGCTGGATGGGCGATAGTGTCTGTATATGACCTTTCGGGTAGAATCGTTAGAACACTAGAGAACTCAGAACTTGGAGTCGGCCAGCACTCAGTAGCCTGGGATGGATCTGGTGAAAACGGTGAGAGTCTTGCATCAGGTGTCTACTTCTGCAGAATACAATCCGGCGGAATTTCTGAAACCACTGGTCTGTGTCTGTTGAAATAGGAACCATAACCAGAGGCTGCAGTGGAATAGTACTCTCTGGTTGAATTCACGATGAGTACTATCCACTGAGCCTTAGTGTTATCTAAAATACCCGAGGAGTGTCCGTGGGTCAAAAAAATACTAGACAAGAAAAATTAAGAAAAGCAATGACATCCTTTGTGACACCTCTTCCAGGAGAGGATGTTGGAAGAAAGTACACTCAATTGGAACTCATCCAGGATATTGACTTTTTGATTAACACAATGGAGGATGTTCATCCCAATTTGTATTTTTGCATTTCAAAGGAAAAAGCAGAATCTCTTGTTGAAGAACTAAAGCTTTCATTGCATGACGGTTTTGATAGAATATGCTTTTACACAAAAGCTGCAAGAATTGTCGCCAGTTTTCGTGATGGACATACCTCAGTCTATACGCCAAGAGATGAGTACTCCAGGTATATTGATACTGGTGGCTTGCTCTTTCCCTTTGAGGTAGACTGCTCTTCGGGAGAAATTTGCATTCTGCAATCTTTTTCTAAAGAAATACACTCTGTAAATGATACCATCATCACCAGTATCAACGGCATCTCCGCGGAGACAATACTTAACTCCATGGTTTCTCTTTTCAGTTATGAACGGAGAGAAATGAGCCTGTCAGTCCTCTCCACTCTGTTCGGATTACTACTATTCCTTCTGTATGGACCTTGCAGTACATTTACTGTTGTTCTTTGCAGTGCTGAAGAAAATGAGGAAACAAGTGTTTCTGGTGTTACTTACGAAAGAATCAAGGATCTAAAAAATGAGGGGCCCATTGCAGAAAAAGATCCCTATACATTTGATATCAATAGGGAGAAAAGCTATGCAGTTCTGGATTTTCGTGCTTTCGATGATCTAAGCAGATTTAAGGGATTCATTAGAGACATGTTTGAACAGATTGAAACAAATGGCGTTAAGAAGCTAATCGTAGATCTAAGAAAGAATGGAGGAGGGAATTCATCACTAACGGAGGAATTTGCCTCTTACATCACAGACAAACCATTCACACAATTTTCAAGAATGGACCTAAAAATATCAAGGCAGATTAGAAAATATTATTCTCTCATGATGAAGTTTTTTGTCCCATTCCCTATATCACTTATTCCTGGTAAATTGCTTTTTGGAGCTCCCTGGAAAAAGGGCATTGGAGAAACTGTCTCAAGTGAAAGTAAGGCAAAAAAGCATAAACCCAAACATCCATTCTTCACCGGCAGAGTTATTGTATTAACCAGTGCATATACCTTCTCTTCTGCAACGGGTTTTTCTACAGCAATACAGGACAATG
This region includes:
- a CDS encoding S41 family peptidase, translated to MGQKNTRQEKLRKAMTSFVTPLPGEDVGRKYTQLELIQDIDFLINTMEDVHPNLYFCISKEKAESLVEELKLSLHDGFDRICFYTKAARIVASFRDGHTSVYTPRDEYSRYIDTGGLLFPFEVDCSSGEICILQSFSKEIHSVNDTIITSINGISAETILNSMVSLFSYERREMSLSVLSTLFGLLLFLLYGPCSTFTVVLCSAEENEETSVSGVTYERIKDLKNEGPIAEKDPYTFDINREKSYAVLDFRAFDDLSRFKGFIRDMFEQIETNGVKKLIVDLRKNGGGNSSLTEEFASYITDKPFTQFSRMDLKISRQIRKYYSLMMKFFVPFPISLIPGKLLFGAPWKKGIGETVSSESKAKKHKPKHPFFTGRVIVLTSAYTFSSATGFSTAIQDNDLGIIVGAPTGGFPSTHGDSFPFSLPNTCLQCGVSHKFFVRPDGNEAPEPLYPDYLIDESEPNAKFDRVLEYAIHMKLN